A genomic window from Gossypium hirsutum isolate 1008001.06 chromosome D12, Gossypium_hirsutum_v2.1, whole genome shotgun sequence includes:
- the LOC107942514 gene encoding formin-like protein 20 isoform X1, translated as MALFRRLFYRKPPDRLLEISERVYVFDCCFSTDVLEEDEYKVYMGGIVAQLQDHFPDASFMVFNFREGEKRSQISDILTQYDMTVMDYPRQYEGCPLLPLEMIHHFLRSSESWLSLEGQQNVLLMHCERGGWPILAFMLSGLLLYRKQYTGEQKTLEMIYKQAPRDLLQLLSPLNPQPSQLRYLQYISRRNLGSDWPPSDTPLFLDRLILRVLPLFEGGKGCRPAVRVYGQDPETPANRSSKLLFSTSKTKKQIRHFLKEECAMVKIDIHCRIQGDIVLECIHLDEDLVREEMIFRVMFNTAFVRANVLMLYRDEIDVLWDAKDQFPKDFTAEVLFSDPDAVVPGLTRVVASDDGNEIESASPEEFFEVEEIFSNAVDAVEGKVDDSSLIVPHNKPDQKDVWREDVDPPTFQDCASDDGNHKQDTKVYSSIDAVKDIAVDDVNYKLDKISSDINTVKDIAVDDGDMKIDSVVFTVDVLRDREKKEVIEDVIDKLEEMQDKGNRDDTIPLKKSESKMFEQRLKTDVSQPKPEKLLSASKKQAALDPKPTLDSVLVKPKKDQLEPQGPARQAKPNIISRWIPPNNGSYTNSMHVSYPPSRYNSAPPVLSSITSDSGSNRKGSIGAVILEDVSSEQKSQLVEPLKSTDSPKEISTTPIIPTSTTGLQQSVSIPLPPPHIPSPPPPPPPPPPPPPPPPPPPPSPPPPSLHPPYKVANMQNTGMVSQSAFAASPPPPPPPPPPPPPFSNKQTTELVTPPPAPPPWKSGYSLDASTVACSSYPHANTLISTSKLGNVPTPPPPPPPIPGSMTPSFTRGVPSPPPPPPPPPMTRAPTTPLPPPPPPPPPPNRHGASLQLSHYGAFPPPPPPMPSHHGASPAPPLSQGTPPTPPPPPPRFGAPPPPPPPPSLKSTAPPPPPPPPLMSSAPPPPPLLPSVPSPPPPPPPLMSSAPPPKFGVPPPPPPPLRGAPHPPPPPRGAPPAPPPPARGAPAPPPPPMRGAPAPPPPPMRGAPAPPPPPMRGAPPPPPGGAPPPPPPSGGRAPGPPAPPGAPRGAPPPPPLGARAADVRGRGRGLSRPGAAAAPRRSSLKPLHWSKVTRAIQGSLWEELQRYGEPQIAPEFDVSEIETLFSAVAPKPADSGGKSGGQRKSAGSKPDKVHLIDLRRANNTEIMLTKVKMPLSDMMAAVLAMDDTVLDVDQVENLIKFCPTKEEMELLKGYTGDKENLGKCEQLVNKEPSQGSCTSNDRNMCLGINFEKNVLFGADESATSRVKITSVFLQDSVWFSGLVISEFRKSLNTVNSACNEVRNSVKLKEIMKKILYLGNTLNQGTARGSAIGFKLDSLLKLTDTRASTSKMTLMHYLCKVLAAKAPALLDFHLEFVSLEAATKIQLKSLAEEMQAIIKGLEKLKQELVASENDGPVSEVFRKTLKEFISVAETEVVSLTNLYSMVGRNADALALYFGEDPARCPFEQVTATLLNFVRLFRKAHEENVKQAELDKKKAEKEAEMEKAKEANLKKKSAK; from the exons ATGGCGCTGTTCAGACGCTTGTTTTACCGGAAGCCGCCGGATCGGCTTCTCGAGATCTCAGAACGTGTCTACG TATTTGACTGCTGCTTCTCCACGGATGTGTTGGAAGAAGATGAGTACAAGGTGTATATGGGTGGCATTGTGGCACAGCTACAAGACCATTTTCCCGATGCTTCTTTCATGGTGTTTAATTTCAGAGAAGGGGAGAAGCGGAGCCAAATTTCAGACATTTTAACTCAGTATGATATGACTGTTATGGATTACCCACGACAATATGAGGGATGCCCTCTGCTTCCGCTTGAAATGATTCATCACTTCCTTCGCTCGAGTGAAAGCTGGTTGTCTTTGGAAGGGCAGCAGAATGTGCTTCTGATGCACTGTGAAAGAGGAGGATGGCCCATACTCGCTTTCATGCTTTCTGGTCTTCTGTTATATCGCAAACAGTACACTGGTGAGCAGAAGACTCTTGAAATGATCTACAAGCAAGCTCCTCGGGACCTTCTCCAACTTCTTTCCCCTTTGAATCCACAGCCGTCCCAGTTGAGATATCTTCAGTATATTTCAAGAAGAAATTTGGGTTCTGATTGGCCTCCCTCAGATACACCACTATTTTTGGATCGCCTAATTCTTAGAGTTCTTCCCCTCTTTGAAGGGGGAAAAGGGTGCAGGCCAGCTGTACGTGTTTATGGCCAGGACCCTGAAACACCAGCCAATAGAAGTTCCAAGCTTCTGTTTTCAACTTCAAAGACAAAAAAACAAATTCGTCACTTCCTAAAG GAAGAGTGTGCAATGGTGAAAATAGATATTCATTGCCGTATTCAAGGGGATATTGTGCTTGAGTGCATTCATTTGGATGAAGATTTGGTACGCGAAGAGATGATCTTCAGAGTTATGTTTAACACAGCGTTTGTTCGAGCAAATGTTTTGATGTTATACCGTGATGAGATTGATGTGTTGTGGGATGCCAAGGATCAATTTCCAAAGGACTTCACAGCAGAG GTACTTTTTTCGGATCCTGATGCTGTTGTACCTGGTCTCACCAGAGTAGTTGCAAGTGATGATGGGAATGAGATAGAAAGTGCTTCACCAGAGGAATTTTTTGAGGTTGAAGAGATCTTCAGCAATGCAGTTGATGCGGTGGAAGGAAAGGTGGATGACAGCAGTCTGATAGTTCCTCACAACAAGCCAGATCAGAAAGATGTCTGGAGGGAGGATGTGGATCCTCCAACATTTCAAGATTGTGCGTCAGATGATGGGAACCACAAACAAGACACAAAAGTTTATTCTAGTATAGATGCAGTGAAGGACATAGCAGTGGATGATGTGAATTACAAATTAGATAAGATTAGTTCTGACATTAATACTGTGAAGGATATAGCAGTTGATGATGGAGACATGAAGATTGACTCAGTGGTATTTACTGTTGATGTGCTGAGAGATAGAGAAAAGAAGGAAGTTATAGAAGATGTGATTGACAAATTAGAAGAGATGCAAGATAAGGGAAATAGAGATGATACTATTCCATTGAAGAAGTCAGAGTCTAAGATGTTTGAGCAGAGGTTGAAAACTGATGTTTCCCAACCTAAACCTGAGAAACTATTGTCTGCTTCAAAGAAACAGGCTGCGCTGGACCCAAAACCAACTTTAGATTCTGTTTTGGTGAAACCAAAGAAGGACCAACTAGAACCTCAGGGTCCTGCAAGACAAGCAAAGCCAAACATCATATCTCGGTGGATCCCTCCTAACAATGgctcttataccaattcaatgCATGTATCTTACCCACCATCAAGATATAACAGTGCACCGCCTGTACTTTCCAGCATCACATCTGATTCAGGTTCGAATCGTAAGGGCTCTATTGGAGCTGTGATACTAGAGGATGTTTCATCTGAGCAAAAAAGTCAGCTGGTTGAGCCTTTGAAGTCTACAGACTCTCCAAAAGAAATATCTACCACTCCAATAATTCCAACATCAACTACTGGTTTGCAGCAATCAGTGTCTATTCCACTTCCACCTCCGCACATACCAtccccaccaccaccaccaccaccacctcctcctcctcctcctcctcctcctcccccTCCCCCATCCCCTCCCCCTCCATCCCTCCATCCACCTTACAAAGTGGCAAATATGCAGAATACCGGTATGGTTTCACAATCTGCATTTGCAGCTTCTCCTCCGCCTccgcctcctcctcctcctcccccTCCCCCATTTTCTAATAAGCAGACTACTGAACTGGTTACGCCTCCTCCAGCTCCACCCCCTTGGAAATCTGGGTATTCTTTAGATGCCTCCACTGTAGCATGTTCTTCATATCCTCATGCTAATACACTTATCAGCACATCAAAACTTGGTAATGTTCCTACTCCTCCTCCCCCTCCTCCACCAATTCCAGGTTCTATGACTCCATCTTTCACGCGAGGAGTGCCATCACCCCCGCCCCCTCCCCCTCCGCCTCCCATGACTAGAGCTCCAACTACCCCCttgccaccaccaccaccaccaccaccaccacctaaTAGACATGGAGCTTCACTTCAACTTTCTCATTATGGAGCTTTTCCACCTCCTCCGCCACCAATGCCTTCTCATCACGGGGCTTCTCCAGCACCACCTCTTTCTCAAGGAACACCACCTACACCCCCACCACCCCCACCTAGGTTTGGTGCCCCTCCTCCTCCACCTCCACCACCCTCATTGAAGTCCACTGCCCCACCTCCACCCCCTCCACCGCCATTGATGTCTAGTGCCCCACCTCCACCTCCATTGCTCCCATCTGTGCCTAGTCCTCCACCTCCACCTCCCCCATTGATGTCTAGTGCCCCACCTCCAAAATTTGGAGtccctcctccaccccctcccccTTTGCGTGGAGCACCACATCCTCCTCCTCCCCCACGTGGAGCTCCACCCGCACCACCTCCACCTGCTCGTGGAGCACCAGCACCACCCCCACCTCCTATGCGTGGAGCACCTGCACCGCCCCCCCCTCCTATGCGTGGGGCACCTGCACCGCCCCCACCTCCTATGCGGGGGGCTCCTCCACCTCCTCCAGGTGGAGCACCACCTCCACCGCCACCTTCTGGAGGTCGAGCTCCTGGCCCTCCAGCTCCACCTGGAGCTCCTCGTGGTGCACCTCCGCCTCCACCATTGGGTGCTAGAGCCGCCGATGTGAGAGGAAGAGGGCGTGGGCTATCGCGTCCTGGAGCTGCTGCTGCACCTCGGAGATCTTCCTTAAAGCCATTACACTGGAGCAAGGTTACAAGGGCAATACAAGGAAGCTTATGGGAAGAATTGCAAAGATATGGAGAGCCTCAAAT TGCACCTGAATTTGATGTGTCTGAGATTGAGACTCTTTTCTCTGCTGTTGCTCCTAAACCTGCTGATTCTGGGGGTAAATCTGGAGGCCAACGCAAATCTGCTGGATCAAAACCTGACAAAGTCCACTTG ATTGACTTGAGGAGGGCCAACAACACTGAAATTATGCTCACTAAAGTCAAGATGCCACTTTCTGATATGATG GCTGCAGTGCTAGCAATGGATGATACCGTATTAGATGTAGATCAAGTGGAAAATCTGATAAAGTTTTGCCCAACTAAAGAGGAAATGGAACTTCTCAAG GGCTACACTGGTGACAAGGAGAATCTAGGAAAGTGTGAACAG CTAGTAAATAAAGAGCCTTCCCAAGGAAGCTGCACAAGCAATGACAGAAACATGTGTCTTGGCATTAACTTTGAGAAAAATG TACTTTTTGGAGCTGATGAAAGTGCCACGAGTAGAGTCAAAATTACGAGTGTTTTCCTTCAAGATTCAGTTTGGTTCTCAGGTTTGGTG ATTTCTGAATTTAGAAAGAGCTTAAACACAGTAAATTCTGCATGTAATGAG GTACGGAATTCTGTTAAATTAAAGGAGATCATGAAGAAAATTCTCTATCTTGGAAATACATTGAACCAAGGAACTGCAAGGG GTTCTGCTATTGGATTTAAGTTGGACAGTCTTCTAAAGCTCACAGATACACGTGCTTCAACAAGCAAGATGACGCTGATGCATTATCTTTGCAAG GTCCTAGCTGCCAAGGCACCAGCACTTCTAGATTTTCACCTGGAATTTGTTAGCCTTGAGGCTGCAACTAAG ATACAATTAAAATCTTTAGCAGAAGAAATGCAAGCTATCATTAAGGGATTAGAAAAGCTTAAGCAGGAACTGGTTGCCTCCGAAAATGATGGTCCTGTATCCGAAGTTTTCCGGAAG ACATTAAAGGAATTTATTTCTGTTGCTGAAACGGAGGTGGTGTCGTTAACAAATCTATATTCTATGGTG GGTAGAAATGCAGATGCACTTGCACTCTATTTTGGTGAGGATCCTGCCCGATGCCCGTTTGAGCAAG TTACTGCAACCCTCTTAAATTTTGTGCGGCTCTTTCGGAAAGCACATGAAGAGAATGTTAAACAGGCTGAACTGGACAAGAAGAAAGCCGAGAAGGAGGCTGAAATGGAGAAAGCCAAGGAAGCCAACCTTAAAAAGAAGAGTGCAAAGTAG
- the LOC107942514 gene encoding formin-like protein 20 isoform X3, which yields MRLMCCGMPRINFQRTSQQRVVASDDGNEIESASPEEFFEVEEIFSNAVDAVEGKVDDSSLIVPHNKPDQKDVWREDVDPPTFQDCASDDGNHKQDTKVYSSIDAVKDIAVDDVNYKLDKISSDINTVKDIAVDDGDMKIDSVVFTVDVLRDREKKEVIEDVIDKLEEMQDKGNRDDTIPLKKSESKMFEQRLKTDVSQPKPEKLLSASKKQAALDPKPTLDSVLVKPKKDQLEPQGPARQAKPNIISRWIPPNNGSYTNSMHVSYPPSRYNSAPPVLSSITSDSGSNRKGSIGAVILEDVSSEQKSQLVEPLKSTDSPKEISTTPIIPTSTTGLQQSVSIPLPPPHIPSPPPPPPPPPPPPPPPPPPPPSPPPPSLHPPYKVANMQNTGMVSQSAFAASPPPPPPPPPPPPPFSNKQTTELVTPPPAPPPWKSGYSLDASTVACSSYPHANTLISTSKLGNVPTPPPPPPPIPGSMTPSFTRGVPSPPPPPPPPPMTRAPTTPLPPPPPPPPPPNRHGASLQLSHYGAFPPPPPPMPSHHGASPAPPLSQGTPPTPPPPPPRFGAPPPPPPPPSLKSTAPPPPPPPPLMSSAPPPPPLLPSVPSPPPPPPPLMSSAPPPKFGVPPPPPPPLRGAPHPPPPPRGAPPAPPPPARGAPAPPPPPMRGAPAPPPPPMRGAPAPPPPPMRGAPPPPPGGAPPPPPPSGGRAPGPPAPPGAPRGAPPPPPLGARAADVRGRGRGLSRPGAAAAPRRSSLKPLHWSKVTRAIQGSLWEELQRYGEPQIAPEFDVSEIETLFSAVAPKPADSGGKSGGQRKSAGSKPDKVHLIDLRRANNTEIMLTKVKMPLSDMMAAVLAMDDTVLDVDQVENLIKFCPTKEEMELLKGYTGDKENLGKCEQLVNKEPSQGSCTSNDRNMCLGINFEKNVLFGADESATSRVKITSVFLQDSVWFSGLVISEFRKSLNTVNSACNEVRNSVKLKEIMKKILYLGNTLNQGTARGSAIGFKLDSLLKLTDTRASTSKMTLMHYLCKVLAAKAPALLDFHLEFVSLEAATKIQLKSLAEEMQAIIKGLEKLKQELVASENDGPVSEVFRKTLKEFISVAETEVVSLTNLYSMVGRNADALALYFGEDPARCPFEQVTATLLNFVRLFRKAHEENVKQAELDKKKAEKEAEMEKAKEANLKKKSAK from the exons ATGAGATTGATGTGTTGTGGGATGCCAAGGATCAATTTCCAAAGGACTTCACAGCAGAG AGTAGTTGCAAGTGATGATGGGAATGAGATAGAAAGTGCTTCACCAGAGGAATTTTTTGAGGTTGAAGAGATCTTCAGCAATGCAGTTGATGCGGTGGAAGGAAAGGTGGATGACAGCAGTCTGATAGTTCCTCACAACAAGCCAGATCAGAAAGATGTCTGGAGGGAGGATGTGGATCCTCCAACATTTCAAGATTGTGCGTCAGATGATGGGAACCACAAACAAGACACAAAAGTTTATTCTAGTATAGATGCAGTGAAGGACATAGCAGTGGATGATGTGAATTACAAATTAGATAAGATTAGTTCTGACATTAATACTGTGAAGGATATAGCAGTTGATGATGGAGACATGAAGATTGACTCAGTGGTATTTACTGTTGATGTGCTGAGAGATAGAGAAAAGAAGGAAGTTATAGAAGATGTGATTGACAAATTAGAAGAGATGCAAGATAAGGGAAATAGAGATGATACTATTCCATTGAAGAAGTCAGAGTCTAAGATGTTTGAGCAGAGGTTGAAAACTGATGTTTCCCAACCTAAACCTGAGAAACTATTGTCTGCTTCAAAGAAACAGGCTGCGCTGGACCCAAAACCAACTTTAGATTCTGTTTTGGTGAAACCAAAGAAGGACCAACTAGAACCTCAGGGTCCTGCAAGACAAGCAAAGCCAAACATCATATCTCGGTGGATCCCTCCTAACAATGgctcttataccaattcaatgCATGTATCTTACCCACCATCAAGATATAACAGTGCACCGCCTGTACTTTCCAGCATCACATCTGATTCAGGTTCGAATCGTAAGGGCTCTATTGGAGCTGTGATACTAGAGGATGTTTCATCTGAGCAAAAAAGTCAGCTGGTTGAGCCTTTGAAGTCTACAGACTCTCCAAAAGAAATATCTACCACTCCAATAATTCCAACATCAACTACTGGTTTGCAGCAATCAGTGTCTATTCCACTTCCACCTCCGCACATACCAtccccaccaccaccaccaccaccacctcctcctcctcctcctcctcctcctcccccTCCCCCATCCCCTCCCCCTCCATCCCTCCATCCACCTTACAAAGTGGCAAATATGCAGAATACCGGTATGGTTTCACAATCTGCATTTGCAGCTTCTCCTCCGCCTccgcctcctcctcctcctcccccTCCCCCATTTTCTAATAAGCAGACTACTGAACTGGTTACGCCTCCTCCAGCTCCACCCCCTTGGAAATCTGGGTATTCTTTAGATGCCTCCACTGTAGCATGTTCTTCATATCCTCATGCTAATACACTTATCAGCACATCAAAACTTGGTAATGTTCCTACTCCTCCTCCCCCTCCTCCACCAATTCCAGGTTCTATGACTCCATCTTTCACGCGAGGAGTGCCATCACCCCCGCCCCCTCCCCCTCCGCCTCCCATGACTAGAGCTCCAACTACCCCCttgccaccaccaccaccaccaccaccaccacctaaTAGACATGGAGCTTCACTTCAACTTTCTCATTATGGAGCTTTTCCACCTCCTCCGCCACCAATGCCTTCTCATCACGGGGCTTCTCCAGCACCACCTCTTTCTCAAGGAACACCACCTACACCCCCACCACCCCCACCTAGGTTTGGTGCCCCTCCTCCTCCACCTCCACCACCCTCATTGAAGTCCACTGCCCCACCTCCACCCCCTCCACCGCCATTGATGTCTAGTGCCCCACCTCCACCTCCATTGCTCCCATCTGTGCCTAGTCCTCCACCTCCACCTCCCCCATTGATGTCTAGTGCCCCACCTCCAAAATTTGGAGtccctcctccaccccctcccccTTTGCGTGGAGCACCACATCCTCCTCCTCCCCCACGTGGAGCTCCACCCGCACCACCTCCACCTGCTCGTGGAGCACCAGCACCACCCCCACCTCCTATGCGTGGAGCACCTGCACCGCCCCCCCCTCCTATGCGTGGGGCACCTGCACCGCCCCCACCTCCTATGCGGGGGGCTCCTCCACCTCCTCCAGGTGGAGCACCACCTCCACCGCCACCTTCTGGAGGTCGAGCTCCTGGCCCTCCAGCTCCACCTGGAGCTCCTCGTGGTGCACCTCCGCCTCCACCATTGGGTGCTAGAGCCGCCGATGTGAGAGGAAGAGGGCGTGGGCTATCGCGTCCTGGAGCTGCTGCTGCACCTCGGAGATCTTCCTTAAAGCCATTACACTGGAGCAAGGTTACAAGGGCAATACAAGGAAGCTTATGGGAAGAATTGCAAAGATATGGAGAGCCTCAAAT TGCACCTGAATTTGATGTGTCTGAGATTGAGACTCTTTTCTCTGCTGTTGCTCCTAAACCTGCTGATTCTGGGGGTAAATCTGGAGGCCAACGCAAATCTGCTGGATCAAAACCTGACAAAGTCCACTTG ATTGACTTGAGGAGGGCCAACAACACTGAAATTATGCTCACTAAAGTCAAGATGCCACTTTCTGATATGATG GCTGCAGTGCTAGCAATGGATGATACCGTATTAGATGTAGATCAAGTGGAAAATCTGATAAAGTTTTGCCCAACTAAAGAGGAAATGGAACTTCTCAAG GGCTACACTGGTGACAAGGAGAATCTAGGAAAGTGTGAACAG CTAGTAAATAAAGAGCCTTCCCAAGGAAGCTGCACAAGCAATGACAGAAACATGTGTCTTGGCATTAACTTTGAGAAAAATG TACTTTTTGGAGCTGATGAAAGTGCCACGAGTAGAGTCAAAATTACGAGTGTTTTCCTTCAAGATTCAGTTTGGTTCTCAGGTTTGGTG ATTTCTGAATTTAGAAAGAGCTTAAACACAGTAAATTCTGCATGTAATGAG GTACGGAATTCTGTTAAATTAAAGGAGATCATGAAGAAAATTCTCTATCTTGGAAATACATTGAACCAAGGAACTGCAAGGG GTTCTGCTATTGGATTTAAGTTGGACAGTCTTCTAAAGCTCACAGATACACGTGCTTCAACAAGCAAGATGACGCTGATGCATTATCTTTGCAAG GTCCTAGCTGCCAAGGCACCAGCACTTCTAGATTTTCACCTGGAATTTGTTAGCCTTGAGGCTGCAACTAAG ATACAATTAAAATCTTTAGCAGAAGAAATGCAAGCTATCATTAAGGGATTAGAAAAGCTTAAGCAGGAACTGGTTGCCTCCGAAAATGATGGTCCTGTATCCGAAGTTTTCCGGAAG ACATTAAAGGAATTTATTTCTGTTGCTGAAACGGAGGTGGTGTCGTTAACAAATCTATATTCTATGGTG GGTAGAAATGCAGATGCACTTGCACTCTATTTTGGTGAGGATCCTGCCCGATGCCCGTTTGAGCAAG TTACTGCAACCCTCTTAAATTTTGTGCGGCTCTTTCGGAAAGCACATGAAGAGAATGTTAAACAGGCTGAACTGGACAAGAAGAAAGCCGAGAAGGAGGCTGAAATGGAGAAAGCCAAGGAAGCCAACCTTAAAAAGAAGAGTGCAAAGTAG